One genomic region from Lepisosteus oculatus isolate fLepOcu1 chromosome 20, fLepOcu1.hap2, whole genome shotgun sequence encodes:
- the arl2bp gene encoding ADP-ribosylation factor-like protein 2-binding protein isoform X2 has product MEDLVEEEFAVSNSSDADAAFDAVIGNIEDIIMEDEFQHLQRSFMEKYYLEFDDSEENKLSYTPIFNEYVGLACLSWHNEAKIDLLEKYIEQQLVERIPGFSMTAFTTSLKQHKDEVSGDIFDMLLTFTDFLAFKEMFVDYRAEREGRGLDLSSGLVVKSLSASSATSSK; this is encoded by the exons ATGGAAGACCTGGTAGAAGAAGAATTTGCCGTTTCAAA TTCTTCAGATGCTGATGCAGCATTTGATGCAGTCATTGGGAACATAGAAGATATAATCATGG AAGATGAGTTTCAGCATCTGCAGAGGAGCTTCATGGAGAAGTACTACCTTGAGTTTGACGACTCGGAGGAGAATAAACTGAGTTACACGCCCATCTTCAACGAATATGTGGGTCTCGCATGTTTATCTTGGCATAATGAGGCTAAG ATTGATCTGCTGGAAAAGTACATTGAGCAGCAGCTGGTGGAGAGGATACCTGGTTTCAGCATGACGGCCTTTACAACATCGCTGAA GCAGCACAAAGATGAGGTGTCAGGGGACATTTTTGACATGCTGCTGACCTTCACTGACTTCCTggctttcaaagaaatgtttgtcgATTACAGGGCT GAGAGGGAGGGGCGTGGCCTGGACCTCAGCAGTGGGTTGGTGGTCAAGTCATTATCCGCTTCTTCAGCAACCAGCAGCAAGTGA
- the arl2bp gene encoding ADP-ribosylation factor-like protein 2-binding protein isoform X1, translated as MAASERILLGGGENAVEMEDLVEEEFAVSNSSDADAAFDAVIGNIEDIIMEDEFQHLQRSFMEKYYLEFDDSEENKLSYTPIFNEYIDLLEKYIEQQLVERIPGFSMTAFTTSLKQHKDEVSGDIFDMLLTFTDFLAFKEMFVDYRAEREGRGLDLSSGLVVKSLSASSATSSK; from the exons ATGGCTGCCAGTGAGAGAA ttTTGCTCGGTGGTGGAGAGAATGCAGTTGAAATGGAAGACCTGGTAGAAGAAGAATTTGCCGTTTCAAA TTCTTCAGATGCTGATGCAGCATTTGATGCAGTCATTGGGAACATAGAAGATATAATCATGG AAGATGAGTTTCAGCATCTGCAGAGGAGCTTCATGGAGAAGTACTACCTTGAGTTTGACGACTCGGAGGAGAATAAACTGAGTTACACGCCCATCTTCAACGAATAT ATTGATCTGCTGGAAAAGTACATTGAGCAGCAGCTGGTGGAGAGGATACCTGGTTTCAGCATGACGGCCTTTACAACATCGCTGAA GCAGCACAAAGATGAGGTGTCAGGGGACATTTTTGACATGCTGCTGACCTTCACTGACTTCCTggctttcaaagaaatgtttgtcgATTACAGGGCT GAGAGGGAGGGGCGTGGCCTGGACCTCAGCAGTGGGTTGGTGGTCAAGTCATTATCCGCTTCTTCAGCAACCAGCAGCAAGTGA